The Mytilus edulis chromosome 4, xbMytEdul2.2, whole genome shotgun sequence nucleotide sequence AGTTTATAAAATATACGGAATATAATGTAAACCACGGGATTGGTATTTCTTTTCTCGATTTTTATATCATTCCCATACCCatcgatatttttttatatttataattcaacCTTAAAGATTTATCATCTGACCACAACATGTATTTAGTCTCAAATTGTTTTAAGAAGAGGTggtgtgagtaccaatgagacaattatcaatccaagtcataatttttaaaagttaattgcatgatttttttaattattattggctttgaactagctccTCTCAGATCTGTACGGAGTGTCTCTGTTTGTTGTgttgatgtataaataccctgctaCGTCCTGTCTGTGTTTTTGTGAGATGTTTTGTTTGTTAGAAACAAAACGTATATTACAATTTTGTGATATTacgataaacaaattaaatacataaatacgATTTGAAGTCTGACATAACAGATCAAGATAATGAATCATctttacaaataacaaaatctGATAAGAAGAGCATCCAATCCCACTGCTTAACATTGACACGCCAGTCATAAAGAATAACTGGAATAAAATTCGAATACAATCTACAACAAACATAAAGACATGTTTGATGCAAGCTACTGCAAACAAATAAATCCGACATGTGATGAGGTCAGAAAGACTATTTTGTCACAAGCATGATTACTTTCTATACTTGATAGCTACAGAGTCCGCCCTATACCAGTAGTTTTgcttatgatttcaaaatttatgttgaattggtgaccctctgctgttgttttttatttggtcgggttgttgtctctttgacacattccccatttccattctcaattttataatctaTACTCGGAGCGGAAAAGTTCTGTCAGCAAGAACTGAAAAACATATGTCAAAATACATCATGGCCTTAATTATCCGAAGATGTTATATCATTAGTTATTgaaaattttttacaaaataaaacaatttttagcAGTATACGTAATAATCAAAGTAAATAAGATATATGGACTAATCGGACGATTTGTTCGCTTTTATTGCTAATAATTATCGTTCAAACttcttctcattaaaatcaggagaataaaaataatttgaaaacttttaaaactttacaaACTATTAATTGATTTTTTGAAGATCAACAGCATTCTTCTTGTTGACTGGGCATCATTAAATAAGACTTAAATGAGAACATTTTCATCATCCTCAGTTCACTTTTCCAATCTGAACAAAGCGGaaagaataatataaaaatacataaattggGACACGAGAAAAAGTTGATGTCCCCTCTtacatataacgttataaagggaaggtattaccaatgttatttcaacatgatcgggcggagcttacgttttaatttgcatgagGACAGTCGATTTGAAAATGTGTGTGATTACGATGATCGCCGTTATAGTTATTACtaatttctaatcacctatcattgacctcaaaggaatttacaaaagaatgactggacaatgcattgatgagtttatcctaaaacacctatctatagatggactggtttattatgatcGATCATGAGCAAACTggataaactccgcccagtcaagtgaaataaattgagtaaaaaTATATTCACTGGAGGTTATGTTGTATTCGGGGACTGAGTTGTGTTAACATTCAAATTATTGTATCCCAAATATGTCAAGACTGAGGTTTTCAGTTCGAATCCCGCTCGTAGTGGGTGAGCTCGACTTTAAACTTAATtgattaggattgtcagtttcctAAGAAGGTCGGGCACTCTGGCATTCCCttacaataaaaactgaccgccattGAATAGCCAATAGTGCTGAAAATGGATAAACATCATTCAATCAATGCATTTTAATGCTACAGACTTTGACCTCTTGATCGaatttatgtgtgtgtgtgtgtgtgtgtttgtttgtttgtttgtttgtgtggaTCCAGGCATTCATGaatattgaaatgtaattatacaaccaaaacatgataaaaaaaaatccagcaaTATCAAAGTTATCTTAAGATATTAGCTCTTTTATGTGTATGCCATATGGATAAGGAACATCAAGTTCCTATAAAAATTTTCTCTCGAACCCACCACTAGGTATAATTTCAATCGGTAATTCTGCTTCTTTCTATTCTGTGCAGGGGTCTTTTTGGAGCATCATTGCATTATCGGAGCTCTGTTTATTGAAAAACTTGTCATTGAGATTGTGGCATGACCACTTTAGTATTGTGTCAATTGAAGAAACGGCTTTCTATCTCTCCTGTCCATTGAGGCGTTTTCGGACTGAATGATTTACCTCAGTAACACATTGTAGGTCACAGACACATGCTAAATTTTAAATGGCACATAAGATTTTTTTTGGAACACATTATAAATCATCGAATAGTTTCTATCGATGAATTGTGAAATAAAACCTTTTTAATAGGTCGGTCGAATGGatatattcttaattttgatgAATAATACAAGAAAATAGAAaagtcaaaacaaaacaaaatattaaaaatgaaatatatatatatgccttcaATCACAAAAAGATTGAATAAGATTTATAATAAACATGTTTGAAGAGCAGTATAAGCTCTTATGAGTCTAAAATGTTATCAAAATACGATTTTTGTCTATATGTTGTTTCAATGTTATCATTTGAATTTATCTGTATTGATTATGGAATGCCCATATTGTCAAGTTCTCTAGACATCTGACAAATTGCACATGGACCACAAAACTGCATCACGAGACAGTCATTGCACACAGTaccctgaaattaaaaaaaaaataatgtactgATGGAATAACTAGTAAGTAattcactgccaaaaaaaaccGCATTTACATTATTCACAGGCAATCGTTGaatcatatgataaaaagatcataacatatcattttttaatattagatgtAGTATCAGCTTCCGATAATAATATACCTCAAAAACAGTTCGAGTAAgacatggctctgtacttatacatccatttttctgtgataatttttacatttttatctttcaattttgctaatatgctttgtctatatgacttttttatgtttgttacctgtaccaagtcggatatatgacagttggtatGCAGTGGTTCAttatttttgataactttttacagaAAGAAACATGCCGACTTTTTGGCAAATAGTGAAGGATTTTCTTTGATACGGACAGCTATCCAAAGCAAACAAGTCCGGTTAGATATTTTGAAATTGCTTGAAAGATAGGATCTTGGAGTTGTTGCACTGCCCCTAACATTTATTGCACATGTAGACCATAGCGTGGGTTTTTAAACGATATTGACTCGTTGTAAATAGTTTTGGAAATGATATTGACGCTATGTTACTATTTTTGGAAATGATATTAACGCTATGCTACTATTTTTGGAAATGATATTAACGCTATGTTACTGTTTTTGGAAATGATATTAAGGCTATGTTACTATTTTAGTAAGCTGGTGTcaatatcctttctttatatagCAACGTCGAGTCAATAtgtcaaaacaatgaaaaaatacaaaatatatttttgaaacacATGACCAAATAAACCAATGAGAATcaagaaaaattaaacaatacttaatatttcaatatatatatatatatatatattttgataaataaaaagtccttggtacagaaaatataatttaaaagtaaaaaacacaaaaaatcacatcataaatcgaacattgtttctgttagcgctttcaccGCATCTCCAGCGGTTCATAAGATGTGGACCGAAGATAAAATTCCGCGTGAAGCCAaggaacaatattttattgaactttataAGCCCACACTAAATAGGAAGTGAAATTCGGTCCGTTAATAAAATTCCGTAAGATATATACAACTACCGCATGAcgttactataacgtaacgtcacaagtcgttactataacgtaacgtcacaagtcgttactattaacgataacaattctgtctgatgaaccgctggagatgcggtgaaagcgctaacagaaacaatgttcgatttatgatgtgattttttgtgttttttacttttaaattatatatatatatatatataggtcgtgtggtctagcgcgacggctgcagtgcaggcgatttggtgtcatgatatcacagtagcatgggttcgaatcccggcgagggaagaaccaaaaatttgcgaaagcaaatttacagatctaacattgttgggttgatgtttagacgagttgtatatatatatgtttagacgagttgtatatatatatatatatatatatatatatacaactcgtctaaacatcaacccaacaatgttatatctgtaaatttgctttcgcaaatttttggttcttccctcgccgggattcgaacccatgctactgtgatatcgtgacaccaaatcgcctgcactgcagccgtcccgctagaccacacgaccacctgggctctcaaaaaaagagctttcgctggccgtgtgttacctttcctcgtcagttttaatctagcggcgtactacagtacatgatatataagacatgaagatgttattgttatatataaattttcCCCCTAACAGAAGATCTGGAAACTTTGTTTTAAACCATGATTTTATAGTTCTTCAAGTGAAAATAATCCAGAATGTATCGTCCAATGAATTTCTATCCCATTAAATATCAgaattaaacaattaaacatgACAGGCAACTAAAAATTCTCACCTGAATTCCACCAAGTGTTCTGATTCTAGATCTCATGGTAATAGACCCACCAGGCACACAAAATGGCATACAAGCACAATCACCTTGTCTGCCTGATAGATTACATGTCATGCATGGCAAACAGAACCACGATATAATAcctgtaaaataataacaaaatggcATTCAAGCACAATAAACAAATCTGCCTGATATATTACATGTCATGCAGGGCAAATAGAACCACGATATAATACCTGCAacctaaaaaaaacaattctgacAATTCTGCTGTATATCTATGTTTCCCTAGATCTGCTTATTTGCATGACAAAAGAAATTCCTTACTTCGAAGCATGTTTGTGTTTCGGTTtcggtttatatatatattcggacaattgttttctgtgttgAACATGATTTTAAAGTATGTTAATACGTATCGTTACGTGCTATGCCTATCACATACTAAATGTGTGTTTCATAATGTTGTATTTATAATATggaaagaaaaatatgaattgaATGTGTATATAACGCTTCATCAAGAAAACAGATGAATGAAAACCGAATCACTAGAAGAAGTTTTTTTCATAAAGTCTGAAAGAGCCCTAGTTGTATAATAATTTCTAAACAGGAAAAGGTATGTTATAAACCATATGAGAACCGTTAAaaagttaaattacaaaaatacacaaacCCCAAGGAACATTCAAATCGCAAAGTCCCTTATCAAAGGgtaaatcaaaagttcaaacccatcaaacaaatggaaaaaagtaaaatcgcaaaaataatgaactccgagtaaaataaagtcggaaagtccctaatcacatggcaaaataaaatgacaaaacacattaaaaaacgaatggacaacaactgtcgtattcctgacttggtacaagcattttctcatgtagaaaatagAAAAGTAAATCTCGTTTTGTAGCTAGCTAGCActacctctcaattgtatgacagtccataaatttttattatattgataacaataaTGTGTTAACAAGACAAACTGACATAATAggtcaaaatatcaaaaacatgttGTATCATGCAGCAGTAAACATTGAGTTATaatattaatcactataaaaacaaaacattatcttATGGTACAGTGTATTTATACAAAAATCAAGAttgtattgattttattattCTGTTTAAATGTGTTCCGATGTTATCATTATTCTAGTATCT carries:
- the LOC139520861 gene encoding cornifelin homolog B-like — protein: MAAPITTQPQPQPGSLLVSTVHGHRNWSTGIFDCFTDIKTCIISWFCLPCMTCNLSGRQGDCACMPFCVPGGSITMRSRIRTLGGIQGTVCNDCLVMQFCGPCAICQMSRELDNMGIP